Genomic DNA from Vibrio vulnificus CMCP6:
TATAGAGCGATAACGTATTACCAAAACGTTTACGGGTTAACGCATAGGAACGCTGCGCCATCGCTTCTAGATAGTGCTCCGCGGCTGGCGAAATCAGCGCTTTAAAGTCTTCTAAATCGAGTTTGTTTTTACTCAGCGCTCGCTCGACATCGAGCGCGGTTTTAGAGTAGATCGATAATCGAATATCGTCCCAATTGAGCTGATTAAAATGTTCGACGAAACTCATGGTGTTGCTCCGGTCAACAGACGGCCCTTTCTTTTGCTAAGAAAGGCACTCATCGAGAAAAGAGGTCAATGGGCTGGATGCCACCGCATGCGACACTTTGCCTGCAAGCCCCGACTCATACGCCAAACGCCCTGCCTCAACCGCCAATTTGAATGCACGGGCCATGGCGATGGGATCGCGTGCAGCGGCGATCGCGGTATTCACCAGCACCGCATCAGCACCCAGTTCCATCGCATAGGCAGCATGAGACGGTGCGCCAATCCCCGCATCCACCACAACAGGAACCTTCGCTTGGTCGATGATGATTTGTAAGAAGTCTTGCGAAACCAAGCCTTTGTTTGAGCCAATTGGCGCTCCCAAAGGCATGACGGCAGCGCAACCTACTTCTTCCAATCGCTTACACAACACCGGGTCTGCATGGCAATAAGGCAACACCACAAAGCCGTCTTTGACTAGCTGCTCTGCTGCCGCCAATGTTTCAATCGGATCGGGCATCAGGTATTTCGGATCGGGATGAATTTCCAATTTCAGCCAATTAGTGCCCAATGCTTCACGCGCTAAATGCGCGGCAAAAATGGCGTCTTTGGCGTTTTTGGCACCAGAGGTATTAGGTAGCAAATTAACACCCGCTGACAACAGTGGTGACAAGATGTCATCTTGCTGATTGTGGATATCCACCCTTTTCAGCGCCATAGTGGCGAGCTGTGAACCTGATTGTTCGATGGCTTGTGACATCAATTGGCTGTTGGCAAATTTACCGGTGCCCGTGAACAAGCGAGAATGAAATTGTTTGTCTGCGATTTTGAGCATGTGCTTATCCTCCAGCAATCGCCTGAAATAGTGAGATAGCATCACCACGACTGAGCGTTTTGGTTTGCCATTCGCTGTGTGGGACAACTTGATTATTGATTGCAAACACACAACCCAAGTTAGGTAGTGAAAGATGCTCAATAATGGATGCCAAAGTCGCATTGGTTGGCACCTCGTAGCTTTCGCCGTTGATACTAATTGCTATGGTGTTCATTGCTTGATTCCTGTTTCTGAATCTGACAAACGCGGCAACTTGGATCTTTCACTACTGCCAAATGCTGCCAACTTAACTTGAGCCCATCAAACAGATGCAACTGATGGCAAGTGGTTTGAAACGCGCCCGTTGCCAGCTTTTGAATCGTTGCGATTGCCTGATAATTTCCCATTAGCCCCACGACAGGGCCAATCACCCCAGCATCACTGCACTTGGTCTGCATGGCATTTTCTGCAAATGGAAATAGGCAGTGGTAGCACGGAGGGTTTACTGAACTCGCGGCCGACGAGGTATCTTGCTGGGATTGGATTGAGTGGTATGAGCTAAAATCAAACGCAATGAATTGCCCTTTCCAGCCAATTGCCGAGGCCGACACTAATGGGGTACGTTGATTCAGGCAGGCTTGGTTGATCAGTTGGCGCGATGGAAAGTTGTCCGTACAATCGAGCACAATGTCCGCCAACATCACTTCCAAGTTGAGACGTTCTTCATCCAAACGGTGGCTAATGGTGCGAACGCGCAATTCTGCATTGAGCTGCTTCAATTGCTCTGCGAGTGCATCCACTTTGGGGCTGGCGAGATGTTGCTGACGAAACGCAATTTGACGCTGCAAGTTACTCTCTTCAACCACATCATCATCCACCAACACTAAATGGCCAACGCCCGCAGCAGCCAAATAAAGCGCCGCTGCGTTACCAAGACCACCGCAACCGATGATCAGCACATGTGCTTGAAGTAAGTTGGCTTGCCCTGACTCACCAAATTCCGTTAATGCAATTTGTCTTTGATAACGAGTAAAGAGCCGATCAACCAACATGATTGGCCTCACTTGTTGGCTCAAGACTATGTGTGGATACTGAGTCTAAACGCAGCAGTGTTGTGTTAGGTGCCATCACTTGCTTGAAGTACTCTATTACCGCTTTCACATCTTTCGCCAAGGTAATCGCTCTCACTACCGCTAATGAAGAGACACCACATTGCCATACTGTCGCCGCATTGCTTTGATCAATACCACCAATGGCTACCGTGGGAACGCCGGTGATGGACTCATCATAAGGTATGGTATCAATCAATTGCTGATAGAGTTTTAATCTCACCAGCCCTTGCGGTAATGAAGGCATTTGTTTTGTGGTGGTCGGGAAAATGTGCCCCAATGCGATGTAACTTGGCTGGAGTTGAACAATGCGTAACAGCTCATAATAACCATGCGTAGATAACCCTAACGCAATGCCTGCATTCGTCAGGGCGGCTAAATCAGCCACCTGCAAATCTTCCTGCCCTAGATGTACGCCATAGGCTTGATACTGAATAGCTAACTGCCAGTAGTCGTTGATATAGACTTTCGCGCCATAGTCACGACCTAGCTGGATCGCACGCACAATCTGTTGCTCCAAATCGACTTGGTTTGGATCTTTAATCCGCAATTGGACCGTTTTAATCCCCAAAGGCAATAACTTCTCAATCCAACTGACATCATCAACCACCGGATAGAGCCCTAACTGTTGAGCGATAACCCGCGGAAACGCTTTTGTTAGCCCTTCTAGATTGTGGCTTGGTAAGATGCCGAACTCATCCAAATGCAACACTGGTGTAGGAAACAAAGCAAAATCCGACACCCATGTTTCACGTGAAACATTCAACATCGCACGCGCCAAAGTAAGGCAATCTTCGATTGGGAAATCAAGAGCACTGAGCGTGACCACCCACGCTAAATGTCGATAAATCGATTCTACGCTCTCGTTTTGAGAGTGGTTTTGTCGTGATAAAAATCGTAGTGCGCGAGTTTCATCGGCTAAAGGATGTTGCCAAACATCAAACGCCTCACCTTGCTCCCCTTGCAAATTGATCAACAGCGTCTTGGCCTTGCACTCTGAGCCCAAATAACTGGATACCTCTGTCAGAGCAAGCGAATGATGGTAGTGAAGCGCAAAGTCATGCGCTCCGAGATGACGACTATCGTTATGGATAAGATCCGTCTCGAATACGACTGTTTTGGCTGAAGAAATCAGTTGCAGTGTACGAGTTGGGCTGACGCCCAACTCTATATGGTCAATGGCAAAACCTTGCTGCTTTGCCAAGAGCAAACACTGCTGAATTTCTCCCGTCAGCTCAATAATGGCAGAAGGAATCAGCAGTCTCATACTTAACCCTCTGCCACTTCTTCGTGACTCACTGCAGGATGGTACAACTCCGAACCCGACGCTTTGAATTCCGCGGACTTTTGCTTCATTCCTTCCAATGGGTCATCCAACAGCTTCACTTCTATCGCCTGTCCTGCCTCACCTTGTTGCCCTTTAGCGTACTCACGAACCTCTTGCGAAATCTTCATCGAGCAGAATTTTGGACCACACATCGAACAAAAGTGTGCCACCTTGCCTGATTCCTGAGGTAAGGTTTCATCGTGGAATGCACGCGCCGTATCGGGGTCAAGAGAGAGATTGAACTGATCTTGCCAGCGGAACTCAAATCGTGCTTTTGACAAGGCATTGTCACGTACTTGTGCACCCGGATGCCCTTTAGCTAAATCCGCCGCGTGTGCAGCCAGTTTGTAGGTTATCAAGCCGGTTTTCACGTCTTCTTTATTGGGTAGACCTAAGTGTTCTTTTGGCGTTACGTAGCAAAGCATGGCACAGCCATACCAACCGATCATGGCTGCACCAATCCCAGAAGTAATGTGGTCATAGCCAGGGGCAATGTCGGTGGTCAGTGGACCCAAGGTATAGAATGGTGCCTCATGACAATGCTTGAGCTGCTCATCCATATTCTCTTTAATCATGTGCATCGGTACATGCCCAGGACCTTCAATAATCACTTGGACATCGTAT
This window encodes:
- a CDS encoding thiazole synthase, whose translation is MLKIADKQFHSRLFTGTGKFANSQLMSQAIEQSGSQLATMALKRVDIHNQQDDILSPLLSAGVNLLPNTSGAKNAKDAIFAAHLAREALGTNWLKLEIHPDPKYLMPDPIETLAAAEQLVKDGFVVLPYCHADPVLCKRLEEVGCAAVMPLGAPIGSNKGLVSQDFLQIIIDQAKVPVVVDAGIGAPSHAAYAMELGADAVLVNTAIAAARDPIAMARAFKLAVEAGRLAYESGLAGKVSHAVASSPLTSFLDECLS
- the thiS gene encoding sulfur carrier protein ThiS; the protein is MNTIAISINGESYEVPTNATLASIIEHLSLPNLGCVFAINNQVVPHSEWQTKTLSRGDAISLFQAIAGG
- a CDS encoding thiamine phosphate synthase, producing the protein MRLLIPSAIIELTGEIQQCLLLAKQQGFAIDHIELGVSPTRTLQLISSAKTVVFETDLIHNDSRHLGAHDFALHYHHSLALTEVSSYLGSECKAKTLLINLQGEQGEAFDVWQHPLADETRALRFLSRQNHSQNESVESIYRHLAWVVTLSALDFPIEDCLTLARAMLNVSRETWVSDFALFPTPVLHLDEFGILPSHNLEGLTKAFPRVIAQQLGLYPVVDDVSWIEKLLPLGIKTVQLRIKDPNQVDLEQQIVRAIQLGRDYGAKVYINDYWQLAIQYQAYGVHLGQEDLQVADLAALTNAGIALGLSTHGYYELLRIVQLQPSYIALGHIFPTTTKQMPSLPQGLVRLKLYQQLIDTIPYDESITGVPTVAIGGIDQSNAATVWQCGVSSLAVVRAITLAKDVKAVIEYFKQVMAPNTTLLRLDSVSTHSLEPTSEANHVG
- a CDS encoding HesA/MoeB/ThiF family protein; the encoded protein is MLVDRLFTRYQRQIALTEFGESGQANLLQAHVLIIGCGGLGNAAALYLAAAGVGHLVLVDDDVVEESNLQRQIAFRQQHLASPKVDALAEQLKQLNAELRVRTISHRLDEERLNLEVMLADIVLDCTDNFPSRQLINQACLNQRTPLVSASAIGWKGQFIAFDFSSYHSIQSQQDTSSAASSVNPPCYHCLFPFAENAMQTKCSDAGVIGPVVGLMGNYQAIATIQKLATGAFQTTCHQLHLFDGLKLSWQHLAVVKDPSCRVCQIQKQESSNEHHSN